Part of the Pagrus major chromosome 9, Pma_NU_1.0 genome, TCTGCATGTGCCTCTTGTATCGAGGGAAGCGCGACAATAGGAAACATGagagaaaatgatttattattaatcaaGCGAGGAAACCTAGACATGAGTCAACATCATTCTATCACTTCTGGAGTTTATAACAACATCCGGGTCGTTTATACAGCTGGATTTGTTATTATGATCTTCATATAAACATACAAATTTGAAGATTTAAACTCATCCTCAGTTAATCCTGTGATATGTTCTTCTTTAAGGTCTGGTGGTGTATTAATATGGaggattttaaaggtgcactatgcaacttttttacaggcctataaacaaacagacagagctCTTTGTACATGGAAGAGCAGTTTGCAAGAGCGAACATTATAAATGTACTATAGAGctttatgttcacatttgtatttgtaaacCTTAGAGCAAAACAGGCTTGTGCTTTGAGCtttgagaacaaaaacagcacatttccCATCTAAAAGTCCTACAGTTCAAGAATATAGGAATGGTGCCTACATTATTGTATAATTAAATGCataattcaataaataaatacataattatataTCAAAATgcttaaataaatgattaaatacataattacacaagttataataaataataaatatgcaattTTGTAATTAAATAATCGTggcaattaaacattaaatcacatcattatttattcatttatttgagcatttaattataaaattatacatttaataaGCATTGAGttatccatccattatctgaaaccGCTTATCCATTTAAGGGTCACGGGGGGGACATTGGTTGAGCAGCGGGGTGCACCCTGGATAAGTTGCCAgtgacaaacaaccattcaggctcacattcacacataagGACAATTTAGAGTAACTGATTAACCTAacttttttgcatgtctttggactgtgggaggaagccggagtaCCCAGAGAGAACCCATGCAgacacggggagaacatgcaaactctgcacagaaaggccCCGCATTAAGTTATATagctaattattaattaatttagttaattatatatttaataagcATTAAgttatataattaattaatcatccATTTATTTTAGCATTTAATAATAAGATGATATATGTTTTTAGAtacttatttttatatttgggtTTGGCCCTTAAAGCCCTCCATATGTTAACAGGTGGATTCACGGCCACGAGCAGCAACACTTCAGGCCCAGAGCTGGTCGCATAGCTGGTGTTATATAGTCCAGTCCAGTGTGCTGTGAGTCAGGATATCTGACACAGGCCTGCTGCTCGGCAGTAATGGAAGCACACAGTGTCGGGTGACCGGCCCGTTGCTACAGCAATGTTGCTGAGCAACATCCGATAACACTGAAGACATGTTGAGATCAGGTTAGACAAGAGACTCACATCTGCCTCTGTGGCACAGTGCGCACAGCCTGCTGATTTCAGCACCCTGGACAGCGACAGGCCACAGTGAACAGCTCCGGTCAGGGTGAAaggagtttgtttgtttgtttgtttgtttgtttgtttgtttgtttgtttgtttgtttgtttgtttgtttgtttgtttgtctatCTGTCTGGAGAGGTATTGGTTGGCCTTAAGAGACGAGTATGGATGGATGCTTGACGAACACTAAGGAATCTACGTGTGTGACCCTGAAAGACTCCGTGTAGAGGAATGTTCAGGAAGATCAACAATGCGTTCCGTCCAAACCATCACGGACACAGAGGACGGGATGGTTCCGGCGGTCCTGGCGGTGGGCTCCGGTCCGAGCAGGACTACCACAGCGCCTGCACCGTCCGGCTGGTCCGCAGCACCTCCATGCTGGTGGTGGGGGAGAGGAGTCAGGCACCCGCCGCAGGCTCCACTTTAAAACGGAGCAAGAGCACCGTGAGCATCGAGTCGACCTTGTACTATTATCAGAGACAAGAGGACCGGATATGGCTCTACTCTCAGAACCAGAACTGCCTCGAGTACCTGGAGGCACTTGTGGCGTTGAGACGGCAGTACACAAAGAGTGTGAGTGACTTGAAAAGCAGCGATGCCAAGGCCACAGTGTCCTCCAAGAAGAAGCCGGCCCCGCCGCCGCCTCACAGGGAAGAGCCGGTAAGATCACAGCAGCTATCAGAGAGCGCAGAGCAGGAGCTATCACACACAGATGTTCTCCCGTTTCTTTATAACCGCAGATATCAAGAGCCAAAGCCTCCGCGCCTCCGGTCCCCGCAGAGGAGGACACTTTGCAGTTCTTTGATGCGGTCATCGCCAGCTGTGACAGCGAGCCTCTGCGCAAACCTTACCAGGATGATGGACACGCAGATGTGGACTTCATAGGTGTGTTTGAAAACCTTCTCCCATCCCCAAGTTCAGATGCTgatactgtctgtgtgtcctcttCTCTGTCCAAGTCCCTGCAGGGTTGAGAATGTGTCCGGTGGTCTGGAGCAGGGCTTCTCAAAGTTTCTTCTGACACACATTTGACCGAGGATCCCTATTTGATGAGATTTTGTCCCGGGGTCCTCCATCTGCTATGAATTTTGTTTTGAGATGCTTTTAGTTTCATCACATAAAGTGTATGAGCTCGTGACCCAGATAGTCATGCGTTGTTGTGATCAGTGTGTCGCCCCTGGTGGCCCCCGGACCTCACTTTGAGAACCGCTGGTCTGGAGACCTGTAAATATAGAGAGCAGAGgtagatttactcaagtactgtaagttttacacacaaaatattACATAACTTCATAATGCAATGCTTTACATACAAACCAACattaagtacttttactcaagtattgtaatTTTAAGATGcttgtatttccattttctgcttcactttcactaaactacattttagaggcaaatatagacatttttactccactacatttgtttgataactttagttcctagttactttgcagactgcatgctgcatcagagccaaggtggcaatttttaaaatcaatttatttaattAGCAACCagagtgacaaaaaaaaatattccaataaacagaaaatgctgaatatcagatctgaatATGGGCTGACCCACAGTCTGTACAGTACGtagatgtaaatatatgtataatttacttttacatgcCAGAAAGTTACTTCTGATACGTAAgttcatttaatatcaaatactttaagacttttattaAAGAGTCACTACTGgatgacttttacttttaccaaagtaatattttaacacaatatctttacttttaacagctgacattaaaatgttgcttACACGTTAgtgttttaataattataataataagcCTACGCATATAAACATCACAGGGGCTGTTCATGTGCCACACTGAGTGCtgttctttgtttatttcctccacCACCGGAGTGCGAAGTAACTTTAAGTATATTTCCTCAGGACCTGTACTTTACCATATACTGTAAATCTGAGGTACTTgcattttacttgagtatttccattttataccACTTAACTTCTAGTCAACCCCATGTAATTGGATTTGATTCACCTCATCCAGTTACATTAAAACACCATATTAACACAAATATAACACTCAGAAAGGGGCCATTCATAGAGCACTGTTACTTTGGATACTTGAAGCATATAAAGCAGATAATACTTATTTTActcaaatattttaaatgcaatactTGTAGAAGTATTTTCTCTACTGTTGCTTTTACTTCTGTGATGAGCCTCGACTCACATTCACGGCACACCCACCCAGGTGTGTTCACTCACTGTGCCTGATTAGACCTCGTCAGCTGTGAGTGTACAAACTGAGCTTGACTGACATGTTTATCAGCTTCCTGTCAGAGTTGTTGCACCTGTTCAGGCAGGATAAATTACACTTTAATCATACTAAATAAGTATTATAACATGAGCTTGATGTTATCACAAAGTTCCTTGACAACTTCATCTCTAACTCTGCTCAATTCAGCCatttaacaattaaaaaacCACCTGTGTGGCGTTTCAATTTCAAACACGACACATCTCAAAGGGAAATATTGTGTACTTTACTCCTTTCACTTGTCAGTCGTAGTTACTAGTTTATATTGTACTTCGCTTTATATAAAGCATgccatactgtatatagtagtgctagtagttgttgtttgtagcaaaaaaagaaaagaagtacTTTGAGAAGTACTCAAGTTGGTTTTGCTGTAGTAGCACCCATTCCTTTAATCAAATGACATGTATTGTAACAGTGCAGGATTGTTATATCACTACTTTGACTTCagtgaacatttatttttggctCATCTCTgcaagaaaagcacaggtgcCACTAATGATGTTAATCAGGGCTCAGCATGAAGCCACAGAACTGAGCTGAATCCAGCTGTAATTAGTGTTATTGATTACATCTGAgtgtttcctgctttgacaTGTTCAGATGTAAGCTGTCTACTTCTTTCACCACTGGTTGGATGAGGTAGCGAAAAGGTCAAGTACGGTTGGAATATAATTTGTAAGATAATTTTTTATGCATTGCTCCTGGTCATCTGATAATCTAAACCAGCTCTCTTAGCTATAATCATTTGGGGTCTTGCAGTCCAGAAGTTGAGATACATAACAGCTCTCACTGTTCATTCCCCACAGTGGCCTCCAGCTCGGCCGAACACGACCTCCACTCCAACTGGGTCCTGCGGGTTCCTCGGGTCGCAGATGACTCCAAGCAGAAAGCGGTTCAAGATTGTGCCAAGGACAGCGCCCGGAGGAAGAAAAACCAGAGTGGGTCAACGAGTAGCCGACTGCGACTGCAGAGGAACCCGATCCATCTGCCCAAAGTGGTGGAGAGTGCATTCCAGACTCTGAGGTTCAAGCCTAAATTAAAAAAGCAGTGAAGCTTGATAGACATTTGAAACCTGCACTGCCACGCTGCTGACGTAGAGCTCCACCTGGTTTGTACAGGACAGACACCGTGCACTGCTGACGATCCATCCGGACATTAATACTTACATTAAACATTGACAGCAATTtcaataaagtacatttaaaacaaggCAACTCTTCTTGGTCCCAAGTTTTTCACAGCAGGCTTGcccaggtgttactaataacattaacaatggctctgtTCTATTCACGTGTCCTAATGAGTCGTGACAGTGTGACTGATCCAATATGAACAATACCgggaccctgaaactgaagcagctaaatggaatccAGCCATCActaatgtcattattttctcCTGTGACATGTCAAACTGTCTTATGTGATAAAGCCTTTGCAGTATTATTTGTTTCAGGCATTTTCTAAACCGTTAACTGCAAATTAATATGAATCTAAATGGAAATCTGTGATATGCACCACCAGGATGCCACTTTAaatgagagaaatgaaaaacattttacagcacAGTCTGAAATAAAGTCTTTCATTCCTTCCTTCCGACATCTCAAGATTACACTGACCCTTCAGTCAGAGCCGCAGCATTTCTTTTAAGTGTGCCTTTGATCAGAGTTAAATGAGAGAAATGTCCAATATTGTGACAGGTATGGCATTTAAGGTGAGCACAGTTTATGGGTTCAGCTGTGCAGAAGGACTGCAGACTTTTGTGGCATCAAAGCCAACGGCAGAAAATGCAATGTTTCAGCCTTTCGGTGGCTGAGAGGTAAACATATTTCAGAGTGTTGCATGAATACCTGTTGATTTCAGAGCTAGGTTGAGACTCAGCCCAAGGATCGAGTTCACTGAACAGTTCAGAGCCAGCTCAGGTCGTTCTGCTCATCAATGCAGAGGATGAAACGATCTTATATATGAAAGGTATATATaccaaattagaaaaaaaacacatttctaaccTTTGACATATCCAGCAATGTTGAGATTTTGTccctcaaaatgtattttacgAGGAGGTGAATATATGTTTTTGCTGCCTTCGAGGCTCTGAATAGGTTTTCATATAAACCGATGATCCTCAATCTCTATCTGCATACTTATATACCACTGGCCTTTTGTTAACATGCTAAAACCTAACAAACATTTATCTGGTAACAAAATCAATCCTGCATAATCACTTGCCATTATTCTTTTCCGATCTCCGTCTCATCTCattcaaatcatttaaaatgaaatcaaacgcctcaacattttcttttctttattacaaaaacacaaactgtacaaCAACTACTTCTTTTCTGCTTTGACCTTGGGACTGAAGAAGGATGACATTGTTTTCATGCCACTCTTGTCCACTTTAGCCAGACTTTTCTGAGCAGCAGTCATCTTCTTGGGTGGCTGGAATAAGCGGGAGAAAAATCAACCTGATAAGTCAACAAATTTGCACATTGATGGcgcattacattacatattgTGAACTTAAATtaaagctgagaaaaaaaacacactcctACAAGTCCCATTGACCCAGAGGAAGCTTAAGGGAAGCAAGAGGAAGACTAGCAACACTAACAATCACTCAAggtctttaaagaaaaaaagacttggaGATGAAAGCAAACAAATGATCTGTGAAGCCATTGTGTAATAATCAATGCTGCTGATCAAAGCCTCCAGTAACTATTTGGTCTATTCAGGCAGACTGCCTTGTACACACTCACTTTCCGAACAAAGTCTGCGCTGTTGAATTTGGTGTAGTCCTCTCCAGCCTCCACCGGATTGTCTGAAAGTTTCCGTTTCTGCCAAACGAGGAAGTAAGAAAAGCTTTTCATGTCAAAAAGCACCAAACTTTTTAACCATAGACACACGCCACTAGAAGCCGGGATGTGGTCACACTGTCGGGGACAAAGCTCTCATAAccaaacttaaaaacacagaaGTTCAAAGTGAGGATTTCATCTCTAACGCGTGATCAAAAATATGCAAATGCAACAATGTTAGAGCAAGGTGAAGGACTACAGAGAACATGCACAGCGCATTTGAAAAGCTGTCGAAGGAGAAGAGAGTAATGCTACAGACCTGACTCACGTCAAAGAGAGACATTAACGTACCTTTGAAGGAGGTTCTGTCTCCTTAGGGCTTGTGAGCTCTGGTAACCTGTGGAGTAGAGGCACACTTGATCAGCATCACCACCATACTTTAGGAATGATAATGATTGTAACTTACAAGTTGGGCTGAACAATTAaccaaaatattattaatattaaaagtGCAACATGTAAGACTTTAAGTTGCAAACATTCAAATCTTAAATAAATTggcaaaagactgaaaaaaacaaaccaaatttTGGTTCTGTGTTGTAGTAATGTAGTTCTTTGACATCTAGAAGTTACttggtcctgcataaaaagATGAGTGCCACAGATGTTGTTAAACatagcttcagagctgaaaaacccACTTTGAGTTATTTTGACTAGTTTTTCCAAagaaggatttttttaatttctttgaaaCTTTAGTATGTGAAAGTGCTGATATTCATtgcaaatatataataaaatgcaAAGATCTTACGTAACTCCTTCATTGTTTATGATTCTTGAAATTAGCTATTATTTGGTACTTTTAACTCgctgtaatgttacattcagtggttttatttcatcagtagaTTTTAGTGCCGTGTTGACTTCaggttttctatctgtctgaTACCTGTTGAGCCcgtttttcattgggttctaGAAATTTGcaagctgcacagctaactgagatAACTAGCTAACCGCCactacagttagcagcacttAGTGGTTACTTTGGCGatgccccctatttgttttgagtatgaaatcaacaggtggccaattcttacatactgcacctttgaTACATTCTGAATAAACAGCGACcactgctctgtgcagcagcggggggcgtggcttcagcacttcatggctctgcagacgGAAGGGCTCACGGGTAAgtagacgtaaacaaaatggcagTTAGCTTAGTTAAACAAGCCTGGATGAGTAGGGAGATGTGGTCAACACAGGTTTCCTATTTGTCAgcaagaactggaggtgagattttaagctTCTGTCAACAGCAGtgtgctagctaacgttagcctcaagggctacaATGTTTAACATTGCTTGGCAATCGTAAATATCGAACATGTTTGACATTATCAGGGCGgccctgatgagtctgtgagcagttaaGGGGACTTGAGACTGGAtttgtaaacccctcacattaccagataatctgtgccgaacagcatgttttaaacgggcactgcactagtacaaatgtaaatgaagcGCTGTGGTGCTGAGGAGATGCTGGGgcataaaaataattttctcaTGATATAAAGAAGCATGCTTGTTTGGTAAAGACCATGGCTTAAATCATGACTCATATCCAATATCTGTCAAATTAGTCGCTATATGACTTGTTTTGCACATTGTTCAGCCCTACTTGTAGATGCTGGATGTCTGGACTTACTGCAAGTGTTTGAGAAGGGCTTTGCTCAGGTCTTCACTGATGTACTCTGATATCAGGCCATGGGCGTAGCGCAGGTAGTCCTCTGTATCATAAAGATGAGAGAATGAGTGGCAGTAATTAGATACATATAATCCTACTTTATACAGGTTGAGGTTGGGGAAACATTCTTTGGGGATCATAACTCATAGACGTAAACTATGCAATATTACTGCCATCTATTGGTCAATGTCATGTCTGctgcaaaaaaggaaaaatagaaaaatatggaaatgaggcctttaaatgtctttttcaaaTGAAGGTAAAACTGGAATTCACACAACAATGAGATAGGACTTAAACAGTGAGGTGGCCTGATGTTAAAGCCACTTACCCTCAGGGCAGTCTGCCTCTGACTTCACTCTGACATATGTTGTAGATTTGACTCCTTCTCCCACAGAGATATTTCTCTTTTTGAGTGCAACAACCGTCCTCTCCACCTACATCGACAAGTAAAGAAACTGTatgtaattccactgtgtgaAATAAATGGTGCATTTCCACACAGAGCGAACGGATATGTTTGAATTTCATATAAGATAGCTGTGATGATTACCTTTTTCTTCAACCAATTCATCGTCTTCTCTTGACTGTATCGATGGAACTTCAGTGTTCCCACCTCTGGAAGTATAAAACACAGCATTTAAACATTGCAATCAGTATAAGATTAAGAGTTTATTGATGTtagcttcaaaaataaaattcaccTTTTTCCTCTGCAATGTGGTGCAGGGAGGTCAGGGAACGTGTGCAGCTCAGCAGCCTTGAGCAAGCTGGGAATTCTTCATCCATAACAACTTGATCCACAGGCTGGAACTTCCCCTGAGTGGGAAATAAGATATTGTGACTTCATAAATAAGTTCATTTGGTATCAAACGGTCAGTCTGTTGAGACTCCGGTGCAGAGTTAACGCCTTCTGACAACTTCAGAAGGAGCCTTACATACATATTGTATCTTGTTTATTTGACTTGAATAGAAAAACCAATATCAGATGTCCTTGAAGGAGTGATACACGTGGAGCCGTCTCTGCACAGCATCTCCAGCTAAAGCAGCTCTACCCAGACCCGCTATCTACTGTTTGTAAGACAGGTGAAATCTAAAGCAACACAACTCTTTGGCTTAAAGATGAAACACAGCAATGTAGCCTGCCACCACATTATGAATACAGACCTTTTGCTTCCATAACATATCCAGAGTATATTTAATTAGATCGCTCACACAAAATGTGTGATGCAAAAAAGAATTGTCTTAAGCAATTAACTGGGAAAGTTTCATTGCGATGTCTATTACTTATATTGTTACCCTATTCACCAtttcttgtttaaaatgtatggCGTTTAATAACACTTATCTTTAAAGGCCAGTTTCTAAAATTGAGTTTTTTCCTTGCACTCTGAGCCAGACATCTCCACTTCAGTGACACAAGTTTACAGTTTTATTCCGATCCATTTTCTGAAGGTTTTCACAGAGTggtttgttcatatatcattcatagcctgagttatataacatttaatttctaaaaacatggcaaaaatgttgtttttatggcTGTTTACAGCATTTTCTGACTCATGGAGTGATACAAACAGACATATAAAATTCCCTCAGTAAAAACTTTAATATatcaacaaaatcaaacaagaaaTTTGAACCTGGCTTTGTCCAATATTCATATTCTTTTatggaaatgtatgcaaataagTGTATATCTATTCAGATGATtccacatttttatatataaacatacactTTTTTAGAAAACTTGTAGTACAAAAACTGTATCTTATCCTGTGTTCATGTAATGTGTGATGTCTATTAGTTGTTTCTCCCCCCTCTATCTGCCTGTAGTCTCTCCCCTTAACATCTGTCTCTATGTGTGTTAAATTAACAAgacaaatacaatacaaacaatatcTCTAAAGTTTTGTAATACTAACAAAGAGGTAAACAGATTTAGAGTGCTGTCAGGCTATACAAGAAGCAGTTTCATTGCACAATGAATGCAAGCATCACAATCTAATGATAACGTTCATTAAAAGGTATATCCCCCCCGTAGAGGGGATCACACTCTTACTCTGGCAGGGTATTTAAGGTGCAGAACACGACTGCTTTGCAGTTAAATAATCAGCACAAAAACATCACTGGAACAACCACTGTGAGATTAATAGAGATTCACTTTTCTTACCTCTTTGCCAGATTTAATCAAATAGGGCAACATGAGATAGAGCGGATCCATCGGTGTTACAAAGAGAAGTCTCccatctgtttaaaaaaaaagagacaccCATGTAGCAGTGTTTGTAATTGTGATTAGGTTAGTTCAGAGTTACAGTGTAATGAGGAATGAGACCAACCTCTCTGTACCGTCTGTCCGATAAACCAGGAGTGGAAATCTTCTTCAAAGGCTTTGACCTCAAACAGCTGTACATCACCACTACTCAGCATATACAGAGAACCTGCATCTGCAGGATAGAAAAATGAGGAACAGTGTTACTTTCACTACCACATCTTCAAATGCACATCACACAAGATATAGAATTAAATAGCTGAGGAACCTCAGGcacttttgtatttattgtattttttaaccATACGTTGACTCAATGTGttactagggctgcaactaacaatcattttcattatcgacCTGCAGCAATTTCGATCaccagttttattttaaattatcaAAACTTACATTTGTATTTAGTTTCTCTCTAAAACGTTGGATGTGTCCCTGACAAACAAACTCTAACGAACATGTTGAATGTGTTTCCTTCCTCATTAAACATTTCCAGAGCCAATGTTTAAAGTTCTGAATTGTTTACACTGGACTTGCCAAATATATTGAAATACTGATTTTGATTGCTTGACACAGTTCCAATACTCACTGTCCACTTTATCGATATACTGTTACCAACTGTGTTTTCTGGCTCTCCGGCAGCACCCACGTAGGTCTGCATCTTCCAACTCTAAATTCATTTAGATGCCGTAGTGTTTCACACACATTATATAAGCCTTGTTACATTTATCCTTTATTAAAAAGTGTAAAATCTTATGCCCTCAATGTTGTATTGatgttaaataaaacagatcCATGCACGGCTAGAGGTCAAAAACTTCCAAGAGAGCCTGAAATCATCAAGTCTTTAAATAAATAGGAATACCTTAAATTCCATGATTTCCCTTTTATAAATTCGTTGAGGTTTTTTAAAATGGACTGATGGTTGTACAAAACAGGTAATATGAAGACTTCACCTCAGCCTCTGGAAACTTCTGTTGATAAACCTCAGGATAAAtaaattgttagttgcagccacATACGGATCTCGTTATAGTAATAAGGAATATAGACCTGTGGAGGGATTCCTTAGTCTCACAAAAGCTGGGTCAATGTCGTGCTTCTGTGTGTCGATGGCAGAGTCTGTGgacaccaaaacaaaagtaagATTCATGACAACTGAGAAGTTTAACACAAGTGATCAACGTTCATTCTCATTAGTAACTTATTCCCATGTTACATGCAGCTTAAGTTAGGGGCACGCTAACATAATGGATAGCAATTCTGCCTCTAGTCATTCAGTTTATGTGATGACAAAGTTATCAAGGTCTAACAACTTTGCTATGTACgtagctaagctagctagcctAGCTGGGGTTAGCTCAAACTGACAGTCTCGTCCCGCTGCTGCACCTACCTGCGGCGATGACAACCCAACTGTCACTTTGCACATTAGGTGTTCGCTTCTTTTTGGTGGCCATGTTGTGTAAAACAGCTTAAGGAGATGAGTTTCTGACGACTGGGTTTGTTATTCGTACAAGCTCGAAGCTTCTTGTGGCTAAAAACAGAGTCGGCCTCGCTGGACGTGATGGTAACTTTCTGCCTGACGACATGGGCTCAGAAAAGGCGCCCTTGCTCGGtgcacttcctgtgtttgtcaCGCAGgataaaaacaagatatttattATCGCGCTGACGGTTCATTTGCACCACGTTTTTCAAGCAATCGATACTAAACACGTTTTTAACACACATTCATACTCTGGCGTCGAAACGAGCTCAGAAATAAGCGAACAAGACGCAGTGGTAGACTTTGAAGTCACCCTGCTCACACTGTTTTGAATGCAGTGGTACAGTCCGCGGTGACGTCATGTCAACACGCAGTTCCTCAGTGAGTCCAGCAGAGGTCGCTCAAGAGCTTTGATAATACTTCCCTGGTAACGTTTGGCTCTGTCCTGCACAGTTCACCTCCCAGTCACTCAGCTCATGTCAGTGGTTTGGTCTTCACAGAGAGCCAAAAGGTCGCTTCACTCAGGTGCAGGATGTTTGGTGACCAGTAGTCCTTTGGCACACTGGCCCACAACAGATTGGGGGATCCATCTGTCCTTCAGTAAGAGGAGggcatctctccctctccctctcaggATATGACACTGTGTGTCCCAGTTGGTTTTCAGTGAgtcacttgtttttttcccctcctgcactgtttatgtgtgtgctcCGATGGAGATGTGTaggatgtttgtgttgtgttttcacatttgatgACTATAGCTGTGTCATCAATTTGTCTAACTGTTCAGGGGTCCCTCTGATATGTTCGTATGCGCCCAGCT contains:
- the rnaseh2b gene encoding ribonuclease H2 subunit B, encoding MATKKKRTPNVQSDSWVVIAADSAIDTQKHDIDPAFVRLRNPSTDAGSLYMLSSGDVQLFEVKAFEEDFHSWFIGQTVQRDGRLLFVTPMDPLYLMLPYLIKSGKEGKFQPVDQVVMDEEFPACSRLLSCTRSLTSLHHIAEEKEVGTLKFHRYSQEKTMNWLKKKVERTVVALKKRNISVGEGVKSTTYVRVKSEADCPEEDYLRYAHGLISEYISEDLSKALLKHLQLPELTSPKETEPPSKKRKLSDNPVEAGEDYTKFNSADFVRKPPKKMTAAQKSLAKVDKSGMKTMSSFFSPKVKAEKK
- the LOC141002815 gene encoding uncharacterized protein C13orf42, which encodes MFRKINNAFRPNHHGHRGRDGSGGPGGGLRSEQDYHSACTVRLVRSTSMLVVGERSQAPAAGSTLKRSKSTVSIESTLYYYQRQEDRIWLYSQNQNCLEYLEALVALRRQYTKSVSDLKSSDAKATVSSKKKPAPPPPHREEPISRAKASAPPVPAEEDTLQFFDAVIASCDSEPLRKPYQDDGHADVDFIVASSSAEHDLHSNWVLRVPRVADDSKQKAVQDCAKDSARRKKNQSGSTSSRLRLQRNPIHLPKVVESAFQTLRFKPKLKKQ